In the genome of Desulfobaccales bacterium, one region contains:
- a CDS encoding phage integrase SAM-like domain-containing protein has product MAEQTPTDMGFLELLNLRLDYVRAYKSQKYYVDHIYTARKLVKGWRKLRCGEITLQIVQAYLIKRARVAAFTANKELRYLRALFNFGIKQGLVKTNPTQGLEFMPVD; this is encoded by the coding sequence ATGGCGGAGCAAACTCCAACCGACATGGGATTCTTGGAGCTGCTTAACTTAAGATTGGATTATGTGCGGGCGTATAAATCACAAAAATATTATGTGGACCACATCTATACGGCTCGGAAGCTGGTTAAGGGGTGGCGGAAACTTAGGTGCGGTGAAATCACCCTTCAGATAGTCCAAGCTTATCTAATAAAGCGGGCCAGGGTGGCGGCCTTTACCGCCAACAAGGAGCTGCGGTATCTTCGAGCCCTATTCAACTTTGGGATCAAGCAGGGGTTGGTTAAGACCAACCCTACCCAGGGATTGGAATTTATGCCGGTGGATTAG
- a CDS encoding site-specific integrase, which produces MAKVLLAANPDTQDYLVAIKETMARMGEINRLVWDDVDFEHRIVVLYTRKKKGGHLTPRKIPMTTRLYSLLGVRYKNRDKTKPWVFWGRHWSSKAGRFVEGPYQHRKDLMATLCQRAGVRHFGFHALRHFGASILERANVPIGSIQRILGHENRTTTEIYLHSIGEAEREAMEMFEMATQDALPEESLTQSLTQEKAKVKPIGLTP; this is translated from the coding sequence GTGGCCAAGGTATTGTTAGCAGCAAATCCAGATACTCAGGACTATCTGGTGGCCATCAAAGAGACCATGGCAAGAATGGGCGAAATCAACAGGCTGGTTTGGGATGATGTGGATTTCGAGCATAGAATTGTGGTGCTCTATACCCGGAAGAAAAAAGGTGGCCACTTGACCCCCAGGAAAATCCCCATGACCACTAGGCTCTACAGCTTGCTCGGTGTAAGGTATAAGAACCGTGATAAGACCAAGCCCTGGGTTTTTTGGGGGCGGCACTGGAGCAGCAAAGCCGGGAGGTTCGTGGAAGGTCCCTACCAACACCGCAAGGACCTCATGGCCACCCTATGTCAACGGGCGGGGGTGAGGCACTTCGGCTTCCACGCTTTGCGCCATTTCGGAGCCTCGATTTTGGAGCGGGCCAATGTACCCATCGGCTCCATCCAGCGGATTCTGGGCCATGAGAACCGGACCACCACCGAGATCTACTTGCACTCAATCGGTGAGGCCGAGCGGGAAGCGATGGAAATGTTCGAAATGGCTACCCAGGACGCTCTTCCGGAAGAAAGTC